In Microbacterium sp. 1.5R, the following are encoded in one genomic region:
- a CDS encoding DUF1003 domain-containing protein — translation MPRSRSRSPRLDAPLGRGTSRQRSTSRDRFGRFTEWVARAMGTPAFLLILTLFCVLWICWNTLLPDHLRFDDAALGFTALTLMLSLQASYAAPLILLAQNRQDDRDRVQIEQDRQRAERNLADTEYLAREIVALRMSLEERNNQVVTRDVLRQELKSLLAELGDHDDEPVERRPRGRAASS, via the coding sequence ATGCCCCGCTCCCGCTCGCGCTCGCCTCGGCTCGACGCCCCCCTGGGCCGCGGCACCTCCCGCCAGCGCTCGACGTCTCGTGATCGCTTCGGCCGTTTCACCGAGTGGGTCGCCCGCGCCATGGGCACCCCCGCGTTCCTGCTGATCCTCACTCTGTTCTGTGTGCTCTGGATCTGCTGGAACACACTGCTGCCCGACCACCTGCGCTTCGATGACGCGGCGCTCGGTTTCACGGCCCTCACCCTCATGCTCTCGCTGCAGGCGTCGTACGCGGCCCCTCTGATCCTTCTCGCGCAGAACCGCCAGGACGACCGTGACCGGGTGCAGATCGAACAGGATCGTCAGCGGGCCGAGCGCAACCTCGCCGACACCGAGTACCTCGCCCGTGAGATCGTCGCGCTGCGGATGTCGCTCGAGGAGCGCAACAACCAGGTCGTGACCCGCGATGTGCTGCGGCAGGAGCTCAAGTCGCTGCTCGCCGAGCTCGGAGACCATGACGACGAGCCGGTCGAGCGACGCCCCCGCGGCCGCGCCGCATCATCATGA
- a CDS encoding alpha/beta hydrolase family protein has protein sequence MLEIPVELPSGVTTVSADWAPGDNGATVLIAHGAGAGKDHPFLVGFSDALSDRGFSTLRFNFPYVEQGRRMPGPAAHAIATWNAAVAFARDLDAEAAIWATGKSYGGRMASMAVAEGLAVDGLVYLGYPLHAPGRPEKPRAEHLPAVAAPQLFVEGTNDPFIQPLTQFDDVVSTCQDARVVWIEGGGHTFEVKGRKRAASDIGASLAPIVAEFVRP, from the coding sequence ATGCTCGAGATCCCTGTCGAGCTGCCCTCCGGGGTGACGACGGTCTCTGCCGACTGGGCGCCCGGCGACAACGGCGCGACAGTCCTGATCGCCCACGGCGCCGGTGCGGGCAAGGACCATCCATTCCTCGTGGGATTCTCGGATGCGCTCTCGGACCGGGGATTCTCCACCCTGCGGTTCAACTTCCCCTACGTGGAGCAGGGGCGCAGGATGCCGGGGCCTGCGGCGCACGCGATCGCGACGTGGAACGCGGCGGTGGCCTTCGCGCGCGATCTCGACGCGGAGGCCGCCATCTGGGCCACAGGCAAGTCCTACGGCGGACGCATGGCATCGATGGCCGTGGCCGAGGGACTGGCGGTCGACGGTCTCGTCTACCTCGGCTACCCGCTGCACGCTCCGGGCAGACCGGAGAAGCCGAGAGCTGAGCACCTGCCGGCGGTCGCTGCGCCGCAGCTGTTCGTCGAGGGCACGAACGACCCCTTCATCCAACCTCTGACACAGTTCGATGACGTCGTCTCCACGTGTCAGGACGCCCGCGTCGTCTGGATCGAGGGTGGCGGTCACACCTTCGAGGTGAAGGGGCGCAAGCGTGCGGCATCCGACATCGGCGCGTCGCTCGCGCCGATCGTCGCGGAGTTCGTCCGGCCCTGA
- a CDS encoding Mrp/NBP35 family ATP-binding protein has product MSTADSVRAAVAAVTDPELRRPIGDLDMVREIDVDGPRAHVAIVLTIVGCPAAARIESDVRAAAASVPGITEVDVEVGVMTPTERKALTEKLRDGRPPRQMPFGPDSLTRVILVSSGKGGVGKSTVTANLAVALAAQGLAVGLVDADVHGFSIPGLLGIPAGTQPTRIDDLMLPPVAHGVKTISIGMFLRDGEAVVAWRGPMLHRTVQQFLTDVFFGDLDILLIDMPPGTGDIAISIGQLLPHAEVLVVTTPQAAASDVAIRSGLVARQTGQRVIGVVENMGALTLPDGTVIDLFGSGGGAAVAEALSETQSVPLLASIPLSPALRSGGDDGVPVVLSDGADAAATAIRDLARTLAGQGRGLAGRSLPMNVG; this is encoded by the coding sequence ATGAGCACCGCTGATTCCGTGCGGGCGGCCGTAGCCGCGGTCACAGATCCCGAGCTGCGACGCCCCATCGGCGATCTCGACATGGTCAGGGAGATCGACGTCGACGGTCCGCGCGCGCACGTCGCGATCGTCCTCACGATCGTCGGCTGCCCGGCTGCCGCCCGCATCGAATCGGACGTCCGCGCGGCCGCCGCCTCCGTGCCCGGGATCACCGAGGTGGACGTCGAGGTCGGTGTCATGACGCCCACCGAGCGCAAGGCGCTCACCGAGAAGCTGCGCGACGGCCGGCCGCCGCGCCAGATGCCCTTCGGCCCGGACTCGCTCACGCGGGTGATCCTCGTCTCCAGCGGCAAGGGCGGGGTCGGCAAGTCCACGGTGACGGCGAACCTCGCGGTCGCACTCGCCGCGCAGGGTCTCGCAGTCGGTCTCGTCGACGCCGATGTGCACGGCTTCTCGATCCCCGGGCTCCTCGGCATCCCCGCGGGGACACAGCCCACGCGCATCGACGACCTCATGCTCCCGCCCGTCGCCCACGGAGTGAAGACGATCTCCATCGGCATGTTCCTGCGCGACGGCGAGGCCGTGGTGGCCTGGCGCGGTCCGATGCTGCACCGCACAGTGCAGCAGTTCCTGACGGACGTGTTCTTCGGCGACCTCGACATCCTGCTGATCGACATGCCCCCCGGCACCGGCGACATCGCGATCTCGATCGGGCAGCTGTTGCCGCACGCCGAGGTGCTCGTCGTGACGACCCCGCAGGCGGCCGCATCCGACGTGGCGATCCGCAGCGGGCTGGTGGCGCGTCAGACCGGTCAGCGGGTGATCGGCGTGGTCGAGAACATGGGCGCGCTCACCCTGCCGGACGGCACCGTGATAGACCTGTTCGGCTCGGGTGGAGGTGCCGCCGTCGCAGAGGCGCTGTCCGAGACGCAGTCCGTCCCACTGCTGGCGTCGATCCCGCTCAGCCCCGCGCTGCGCTCCGGAGGCGACGACGGTGTGCCGGTCGTCCTGAGCGACGGCGCCGATGCGGCGGCGACGGCGATCCGTGATCTGGCCCGCACTCTCGCCGGACAGGGGCGCGGACTCGCCGGCCGGTCGCTTCCCATGAATGTCGGATAG
- a CDS encoding O-methyltransferase, whose amino-acid sequence MSENDANARFIRESIAEPSPIARARAHAIELGASPISAAVGSQIAVLAAATGARSIVEIGTGAGVSGLWLLRGAPQAVLTSIDNEPEHLAAARQAFSDARVPATKARFITGRAADVLPRMNEASYDIVLVDADPENVIDYVEHGLRLVRRGGMVLVPRILGGGRVADPVQRDEVTSAYRSLVQETQESSAVLATVSASGEGLLQLISVGES is encoded by the coding sequence ATGAGCGAGAACGATGCGAATGCACGTTTCATCCGCGAGTCCATCGCGGAGCCGTCGCCGATCGCCCGCGCGCGTGCGCACGCCATCGAACTCGGCGCGTCGCCGATCAGCGCGGCCGTCGGCTCGCAGATCGCCGTGCTGGCCGCCGCGACCGGTGCCAGATCGATCGTCGAGATCGGCACGGGCGCCGGAGTCTCGGGGCTCTGGCTGCTGCGCGGCGCGCCGCAGGCGGTGCTGACCTCGATCGACAACGAGCCCGAGCACCTCGCCGCCGCCCGTCAGGCCTTCTCCGACGCACGCGTCCCCGCGACGAAGGCGCGTTTCATCACAGGTCGCGCGGCCGACGTGCTGCCCCGCATGAACGAGGCGTCATACGACATCGTGCTGGTCGATGCCGACCCCGAGAACGTCATCGACTACGTCGAGCATGGCCTGCGGCTGGTGCGTCGAGGCGGAATGGTTCTCGTCCCCCGCATTCTCGGAGGCGGCCGTGTCGCCGATCCGGTGCAGCGCGACGAGGTGACCTCCGCCTACCGCTCGCTCGTGCAGGAGACTCAGGAGTCATCAGCCGTGCTCGCGACCGTCTCTGCCTCCGGCGAGGGGCTGCTGCAGCTGATCAGCGTCGGCGAGAGCTGA
- a CDS encoding DUF4870 domain-containing protein produces the protein MSDAPRDPSTPSERSAQPAPPPVPPVPPFPDGQQPAAPARPVNPYAPPPAPGSAPQQSHGYAPPQGSAYAPPQAPGYAAPQAPGYAPPQAPGYAPQQSAPGYAPPAYPVQGYPVGAYPAAVPPRGLLPWALGLLILIPFPFVGGLASGLAMAVSGGASRRYGGVARENARAALNWGLTYLLVSTVLLVTHFVLLFALTSDSPTTGFYPLGIPITLYFALSVLHVVLVIVGMVRASSGKVMRVPFAIPYLRA, from the coding sequence ATGTCAGACGCACCCCGCGATCCGTCGACCCCGTCCGAGCGATCGGCGCAGCCCGCACCGCCGCCCGTGCCTCCCGTTCCGCCCTTCCCTGACGGGCAGCAGCCCGCGGCGCCGGCCCGTCCGGTGAACCCGTACGCCCCGCCGCCGGCGCCCGGCTCAGCCCCGCAGCAGTCGCACGGCTACGCACCGCCCCAGGGCTCCGCGTACGCACCGCCGCAGGCCCCGGGGTATGCGGCACCCCAGGCCCCGGGGTATGCGCCGCCTCAGGCGCCGGGCTACGCGCCGCAGCAATCGGCACCGGGCTACGCGCCGCCGGCCTACCCCGTACAGGGGTACCCCGTCGGCGCCTACCCTGCGGCCGTCCCCCCGCGGGGTCTGCTTCCGTGGGCACTGGGCCTGCTGATCCTCATCCCGTTCCCGTTCGTCGGCGGACTCGCGTCCGGACTCGCCATGGCCGTGAGCGGCGGGGCGTCCCGTCGATACGGCGGGGTCGCGCGTGAGAACGCTCGCGCTGCGCTGAACTGGGGGCTGACGTACCTTCTGGTCTCCACGGTGCTCCTGGTCACGCACTTCGTGCTGCTGTTCGCGCTGACCTCCGATTCGCCGACCACCGGCTTCTACCCGCTCGGCATCCCCATCACGCTCTATTTCGCGCTCTCGGTGCTGCACGTCGTGCTCGTGATCGTGGGCATGGTGCGTGCGTCGAGCGGCAAGGTCATGCGCGTGCCGTTCGCCATCCCGTACCTGCGGGCCTGA
- a CDS encoding magnesium transporter MgtE N-terminal domain-containing protein, with protein sequence MSTQRVFAARLAGCAVFDPVGDRLGKVRDVVIVYRSTGAPRVIGLVVEIPGRRQVFLSIGRVTSIRAGQVISTGLINVRRFSPRAGEVRVLAELLGRRVSLVDGSGTAVIEDVAIEPNRIGEWAISQLFLRRPKTSASPFAKGPTTFAAWSEVAEQHSPGESQSAEQLVASYSELHAADLANTLLDLPQQRMIEVAEELSDDRLADALEEMPEDEQVHILDRLGDERAADILDQMEPDDAADLLAQLPPNRLEQLLELMEPEEAEDVRMLLRYGPDTAGGLMTPEPIILSADATVAEALALIRRHELHPALAAAVFVTLPPFETPTGRLLGMVHFQRMLRYPPHERLGAIMDDSLEPVRVTASAAEVARMLASYDLVSLPVIDAAHRLVGAISIDDVLDYLLPDDWRTHDSDEPTVSKEVR encoded by the coding sequence GTGAGCACACAACGGGTATTCGCCGCGCGCCTGGCTGGCTGCGCCGTCTTCGACCCCGTGGGCGACCGGCTCGGCAAAGTCCGTGATGTCGTCATCGTGTACCGAAGTACGGGTGCTCCCCGCGTCATCGGCCTCGTCGTCGAGATCCCCGGGCGCAGACAGGTCTTCCTCTCCATCGGACGGGTGACGTCGATCCGCGCGGGCCAGGTGATCAGCACCGGTCTCATCAATGTGCGCCGATTCTCACCGCGCGCCGGCGAGGTGCGCGTTCTCGCCGAGCTCCTCGGGCGTCGGGTGAGCCTCGTCGACGGCAGCGGCACCGCCGTGATCGAAGACGTCGCCATCGAGCCGAACCGCATCGGGGAATGGGCGATCAGTCAGCTCTTCCTGCGTCGACCGAAGACCAGCGCCTCTCCGTTCGCGAAGGGACCGACCACGTTCGCAGCCTGGAGCGAGGTCGCCGAGCAGCACTCCCCCGGCGAGTCCCAGTCGGCCGAGCAGCTCGTCGCGTCGTACTCGGAGCTCCACGCAGCCGACCTCGCGAACACCCTGCTCGACCTCCCCCAGCAGCGCATGATCGAGGTGGCCGAGGAGCTCTCGGACGACCGCCTGGCCGATGCCCTGGAGGAGATGCCCGAAGACGAGCAGGTGCATATCCTCGATCGACTCGGCGACGAGCGCGCCGCCGACATCCTCGACCAGATGGAACCGGACGACGCCGCGGACCTCCTCGCGCAGCTTCCGCCGAATCGTCTCGAGCAGCTGCTCGAGCTGATGGAGCCCGAAGAGGCCGAGGACGTCAGGATGCTGCTCCGTTACGGCCCCGACACGGCCGGTGGACTCATGACGCCCGAGCCGATCATCCTGTCGGCCGACGCGACAGTGGCCGAGGCGCTCGCCCTCATCCGGCGCCACGAGCTGCACCCCGCCCTTGCAGCCGCGGTCTTCGTGACCCTGCCGCCGTTCGAGACGCCGACCGGTCGGCTGCTCGGCATGGTGCACTTCCAGCGGATGCTGCGCTACCCGCCGCACGAACGTCTCGGGGCCATCATGGACGACAGCCTCGAGCCGGTGCGGGTCACCGCGTCCGCCGCTGAGGTCGCCAGGATGCTGGCGAGCTACGACCTCGTCTCGCTCCCCGTGATCGATGCCGCCCACCGACTGGTCGGCGCGATCAGCATCGACGACGTCCTCGACTACCTGCTGCCCGATGACTGGCGCACGCACGACAGCGACGAGCCGACGGTCTCCAAGGAGGTGCGCTGA
- a CDS encoding twin-arginine translocase TatA/TatE family subunit, translated as MQFGITFEKLLLIGLIAVLLIGPERLPRYAESVAKLARRAGEFLRDTKSRVRDEMGPEIDDVDWRKLDPRQYDPRRIIRDALFEDDAAPGPARAEAVVAEPTVKPVRTARVRPEFSVASPPPYDSEAT; from the coding sequence ATGCAGTTCGGGATCACCTTCGAGAAGCTGCTGCTCATCGGTCTGATCGCTGTGCTTCTCATCGGACCGGAGCGGCTGCCCCGCTACGCCGAGAGCGTCGCCAAGCTCGCTCGGCGCGCCGGCGAGTTCCTCCGCGACACCAAATCGCGTGTCCGCGACGAGATGGGGCCCGAGATCGACGACGTCGACTGGCGCAAACTCGATCCACGGCAGTACGACCCCCGGCGCATCATCCGCGACGCGCTCTTCGAAGACGACGCTGCGCCCGGTCCCGCCCGTGCGGAGGCAGTCGTTGCGGAGCCGACGGTGAAACCGGTGCGGACGGCGAGGGTGCGACCGGAGTTCTCGGTCGCGAGTCCTCCGCCGTACGATTCCGAAGCGACATAG
- a CDS encoding DUF3117 domain-containing protein, with protein MAAMKPRTGDGPMEAVKEGRLIIVRVPLEGGGRLVVSVNDAEAKELHDVLAAVVTPA; from the coding sequence ATGGCAGCGATGAAGCCGAGGACCGGAGACGGACCCATGGAGGCCGTGAAAGAAGGGCGACTCATCATCGTGCGCGTCCCGCTCGAAGGCGGCGGCCGTTTGGTCGTCTCCGTGAACGACGCAGAGGCGAAGGAGCTTCACGACGTGCTGGCAGCCGTCGTGACGCCCGCCTGA
- a CDS encoding phosphotransferase yields MHEGELALTDDRAARLIAQTFPELAHLPIERVRSTGTVNTIFRIGDDLAARFPLVAESRDVLGAEAAAMAELADVCVVPATRPVGLAAATEEHPSAWSIQTWLAGVAATPAGHASSESLISDVSGLITALRSTETRGRKFDGRGRGGVLRDHDEWVALCIERSAHQIDPDRVDRLWSSLRDAPREGADVMSHRDLTPFNLLVADGRLVGVLDGGGFGPADPALDLVAAWHLFDARGRSVVRDRLRVSDSEWQRGAAWALQQAMGLVWYYESSNPAMSGLGRSTMRRLLDDPDLANL; encoded by the coding sequence ATGCACGAGGGCGAGCTCGCACTCACGGACGATCGCGCTGCGCGGCTGATCGCGCAGACGTTCCCCGAGCTCGCCCACCTGCCGATCGAGCGCGTCCGCTCGACGGGCACGGTGAACACGATCTTCCGGATCGGCGACGACCTCGCGGCACGGTTCCCGCTCGTCGCAGAATCGCGCGATGTCCTCGGCGCCGAGGCCGCGGCGATGGCTGAGCTCGCCGACGTCTGCGTCGTGCCGGCGACGCGGCCTGTCGGACTCGCCGCGGCGACCGAGGAGCATCCGTCTGCCTGGTCGATCCAGACCTGGTTGGCGGGTGTCGCCGCGACCCCCGCCGGCCACGCATCGTCGGAGTCGCTCATCTCGGACGTCTCCGGGCTGATCACTGCGCTGCGGTCGACCGAGACCCGCGGACGGAAGTTCGACGGGCGCGGCCGCGGTGGTGTTCTCCGCGACCACGACGAGTGGGTCGCGCTCTGCATCGAGCGCAGCGCGCACCAGATCGATCCTGATCGCGTGGATCGACTCTGGAGCTCGCTGCGCGACGCGCCCCGCGAGGGTGCGGACGTCATGAGCCACCGGGACCTCACGCCGTTCAACCTGCTGGTGGCGGACGGTCGTCTCGTCGGTGTCCTCGACGGCGGGGGCTTCGGCCCTGCCGACCCTGCGCTCGATCTCGTCGCCGCGTGGCATCTGTTCGACGCTCGGGGGCGGTCCGTCGTGCGTGACCGTCTGCGCGTCTCCGACAGCGAGTGGCAGCGAGGAGCAGCCTGGGCGCTGCAGCAGGCGATGGGCCTCGTCTGGTACTACGAGTCCTCGAACCCTGCCATGAGCGGTCTGGGACGGTCGACGATGAGGCGTCTGCTCGACGATCCGGACCTCGCGAACCTCTGA
- a CDS encoding metallophosphoesterase family protein, giving the protein MSLERVALISDVHGNLTALEAVLADIHRRGIARIVNLGDTAGKGPRGEDAVRRCRDVCEVNVRGNWDDFLPTIPDDGPSEMLWWRDELSASSRAWLRSLPLSVDLVLSGHRIRLFHASAQSPHVRVHFAHTPEQFSAMFEATEMTGDGPLPDVVGYADIHDAYIESNDGRTLFNVGSVGNPLDTPVPSYVILEGGQSADDPFGIQFVRVPYDVEAEIAVAESLDMPTADVWAVELRTAVYRGRQASQTATP; this is encoded by the coding sequence GTGAGTCTCGAACGCGTCGCCCTGATCTCCGATGTCCACGGAAACCTGACCGCTCTCGAGGCGGTGCTCGCCGACATCCATCGCAGGGGCATCGCCCGCATCGTCAACCTCGGAGACACGGCGGGCAAGGGGCCACGAGGCGAGGACGCCGTGCGGCGCTGCCGCGACGTGTGCGAGGTGAACGTCCGCGGCAACTGGGACGACTTCCTGCCGACCATCCCCGACGACGGGCCGTCCGAGATGCTGTGGTGGCGAGATGAGCTGTCGGCGTCGAGCAGGGCGTGGCTCCGGTCGCTTCCGCTGAGTGTCGATCTGGTCCTCAGCGGTCATCGGATCCGCCTGTTCCACGCGTCGGCGCAGAGCCCGCACGTCCGCGTGCACTTCGCCCACACGCCCGAGCAGTTCTCCGCGATGTTCGAGGCGACGGAGATGACCGGCGACGGCCCGCTGCCCGATGTGGTGGGCTACGCCGACATCCACGACGCCTACATCGAATCGAACGACGGACGTACGCTGTTCAACGTCGGAAGCGTCGGGAACCCGCTCGACACACCCGTTCCGTCCTACGTGATCCTCGAAGGAGGACAGTCGGCGGACGATCCCTTCGGGATCCAGTTCGTGCGCGTGCCCTACGACGTCGAGGCTGAGATCGCCGTCGCCGAATCGCTCGACATGCCGACCGCCGATGTCTGGGCCGTCGAGCTCCGCACCGCCGTATATCGAGGGCGGCAGGCATCGCAGACGGCGACGCCATGA
- a CDS encoding aminopeptidase P family protein, with protein sequence MSTAERDTIAEPTTETPAETTTTNRKQPFPRGFLDTISTGWAERPESIPAPRAQAPFAAVRRAALSAAFPGKRLVIPAGSLKQRSNDTDYPYRAHSAFAHLTGWASDAEPDSILVFEPAESGHDVTLYFRERADRTTTEFYADATVGEFWIGPRPSLAGVAADLDIATDHLERFSAAEGELVLDEDDDLTRFVSELRLVKDEYEIAEMRRAVDITAQGFEDVIRSLPDAIAHARGERVVEGVFHRRAREDGNGEGYDTIAASGPHACYLHWTRNDGTVVPGDLILVDAGVEADSLYTADITRTLPVSGTFTEVQRRVYETVREAADAAFAAARIGVRFREVHEAAMRVIAARVAEWGMLPVTAQEALDGDTGGQHRRYMVHGTSHHLGIDVHDCAQARREMYYDGILAPGMVFTIEPGLYFQIDDLTVPEEYRGIGVRIEDDILMTEDGPVNLSADIPRTADEVEAWIARVQH encoded by the coding sequence ATGAGCACCGCTGAGCGCGACACGATCGCAGAGCCCACGACCGAGACTCCCGCCGAGACGACCACCACGAATCGGAAGCAGCCCTTCCCCCGCGGATTCCTCGACACGATCTCGACCGGATGGGCGGAGCGCCCCGAGTCGATCCCCGCGCCGCGAGCGCAGGCGCCGTTCGCCGCCGTGCGTCGCGCCGCCCTGTCCGCTGCCTTCCCCGGCAAGCGACTCGTCATCCCTGCCGGTTCGCTCAAGCAGCGCAGCAACGACACCGACTACCCGTACCGTGCGCATTCGGCCTTCGCACACCTCACGGGATGGGCTTCGGATGCCGAGCCCGACTCGATCCTCGTGTTCGAGCCGGCCGAGTCCGGCCACGATGTGACGCTGTACTTCCGGGAGCGCGCCGATCGCACCACCACGGAGTTCTATGCGGACGCCACGGTCGGTGAATTCTGGATCGGCCCTCGCCCGTCTCTCGCCGGCGTCGCGGCAGACCTCGACATCGCGACCGACCACCTCGAGAGGTTCTCGGCCGCCGAGGGAGAGCTCGTGCTCGACGAGGACGACGACCTCACCCGCTTCGTCTCGGAGCTGCGGCTCGTGAAGGACGAGTACGAGATCGCCGAGATGCGCCGAGCGGTGGACATCACCGCGCAGGGATTCGAGGACGTCATCCGTTCGCTTCCCGACGCGATCGCTCATGCTCGCGGCGAGCGCGTCGTCGAGGGCGTCTTCCACCGCCGCGCGCGCGAGGACGGCAACGGCGAGGGCTACGACACGATCGCCGCATCAGGTCCCCATGCCTGCTACCTGCACTGGACCCGCAACGACGGCACGGTTGTGCCGGGAGACCTCATCCTCGTCGACGCGGGCGTCGAAGCGGACAGCCTGTACACCGCGGACATCACCCGCACGCTCCCCGTCTCCGGAACCTTCACCGAGGTGCAGCGCCGGGTGTACGAGACGGTGCGCGAGGCCGCTGATGCCGCGTTCGCCGCGGCTCGCATCGGGGTGCGCTTCCGCGAGGTCCACGAGGCGGCCATGCGCGTCATCGCCGCGCGCGTCGCCGAGTGGGGAATGCTCCCCGTGACCGCGCAGGAGGCGCTGGACGGCGACACCGGCGGGCAGCACCGCCGCTACATGGTGCACGGCACATCGCACCACCTCGGCATCGACGTCCATGACTGCGCGCAGGCCCGGCGGGAGATGTACTACGACGGCATCCTCGCCCCGGGAATGGTCTTCACGATCGAACCCGGCCTCTACTTCCAGATCGACGACCTCACCGTTCCCGAGGAGTACCGGGGTATCGGTGTGCGAATCGAGGACGACATCCTGATGACCGAGGACGGCCCGGTGAACCTCTCGGCGGACATCCCGCGCACGGCGGACGAGGTCGAAGCCTGGATCGCACGAGTCCAGCACTGA
- a CDS encoding general stress protein, with translation MSMLNRPADSRDEGEIVASTRDYEGAQKTVSKLIAQEVPARDIAIIGQSVRTVERITGRLGYAAAARSGAINGVLIGLFLSAILVIGNPEVPIQLFVGFVFIGVALGMLLSLVTYAIVRRRRDFASVTQFAADHYEVRVQAASLAKARLALGAATPAPARAPVNLDEPPRYGERITPGAHEPAGQPTTTTQPTPEEPTPGADPTPGSEPTPPLGGGETPPAEPAVPPRPADPEPPSPAAPGTGGAGVPPKSAEPA, from the coding sequence ATGAGCATGCTGAACCGTCCAGCCGACAGCCGCGATGAGGGCGAGATCGTCGCCTCCACACGCGATTACGAAGGCGCCCAGAAGACGGTGTCGAAACTGATCGCCCAGGAGGTGCCCGCCCGGGACATCGCGATCATCGGACAGAGCGTCCGGACGGTCGAGCGCATCACCGGGCGTCTGGGCTATGCAGCAGCCGCCCGATCGGGAGCGATCAACGGCGTGCTCATCGGTCTCTTCCTCTCTGCGATCCTCGTGATCGGCAACCCGGAGGTTCCGATCCAGTTGTTCGTCGGATTCGTCTTCATCGGCGTCGCACTCGGGATGCTTCTGAGCCTCGTCACGTATGCGATCGTGCGGCGACGCCGCGACTTCGCGAGCGTCACGCAGTTCGCGGCCGATCACTACGAGGTCCGCGTCCAGGCCGCTTCGCTCGCGAAGGCCCGTCTCGCCCTGGGTGCGGCCACGCCGGCACCGGCGCGGGCACCGGTGAACCTCGACGAGCCGCCGCGGTACGGCGAGCGCATCACCCCCGGCGCGCACGAACCGGCCGGACAGCCGACGACCACGACACAGCCGACGCCCGAAGAGCCGACGCCCGGAGCCGATCCGACTCCCGGCAGCGAGCCGACACCGCCGCTGGGCGGCGGTGAGACTCCGCCTGCAGAGCCGGCCGTCCCGCCGAGGCCCGCGGATCCGGAGCCGCCGTCTCCCGCGGCGCCCGGGACCGGTGGCGCGGGGGTTCCTCCGAAGTCTGCGGAGCCCGCCTGA
- a CDS encoding endonuclease/exonuclease/phosphatase family protein, translating into MFRLLGILVTVLLAIATAVVVWPQFFHLEQTYPFAQIVAARGVVLAAFLLVAAVSMLLLFAKPLRGFAASVLIVALLGAGATGAIGFMRGFGADTLPAATDSSIRVLTWNTAGDEVSAEEIAREILERGADVVALPETTEEVGEQIAVLLRDQDHPMWVHHVQFKPDVVDGPKSWHTTVLVSPDLGEYSVIESSEDGSNNTGSVPSAVLMPVDGEGPTIVAVHAVAPRMEDMAQWQSDLRWIADQCPEGNFILAGDFNATIDHMAGLGVDGGDMGYCRDGASRSGNGYSGTWPSSLPALLSTPIDHVMASPSWSTTGSVVIGGSGSDHRGLVVQLEPAG; encoded by the coding sequence ATGTTTCGACTACTGGGGATCCTCGTCACCGTGCTGCTCGCGATCGCGACGGCCGTCGTCGTCTGGCCGCAGTTCTTCCATCTCGAGCAGACCTATCCGTTCGCGCAGATCGTCGCCGCCCGCGGCGTGGTCCTGGCGGCATTCCTCCTCGTCGCGGCCGTTTCGATGCTGCTCCTGTTCGCGAAGCCGTTGCGCGGCTTCGCGGCATCCGTGCTGATCGTCGCCCTGCTCGGCGCCGGTGCGACGGGAGCCATCGGCTTCATGCGCGGGTTCGGCGCGGACACGCTCCCCGCCGCCACCGATTCGAGCATCCGGGTGCTCACCTGGAACACGGCCGGCGACGAGGTGTCCGCCGAGGAGATCGCGCGGGAGATCCTCGAGCGTGGCGCTGACGTCGTCGCATTGCCCGAGACCACCGAAGAGGTGGGCGAGCAGATCGCCGTGCTGCTGCGCGATCAGGATCACCCCATGTGGGTGCACCATGTGCAGTTCAAGCCCGACGTCGTCGACGGCCCCAAGTCCTGGCACACGACCGTCCTCGTCTCCCCCGACCTCGGCGAGTACTCCGTGATCGAGTCGTCCGAGGACGGCTCCAACAACACCGGCTCGGTGCCCAGCGCGGTGCTGATGCCGGTCGATGGCGAGGGTCCGACGATCGTCGCGGTGCACGCCGTCGCGCCCCGGATGGAGGACATGGCGCAGTGGCAGAGCGACCTGCGCTGGATCGCCGACCAGTGCCCCGAGGGGAACTTCATCCTCGCGGGTGACTTCAACGCGACGATCGACCACATGGCGGGGCTCGGCGTCGACGGCGGCGACATGGGGTACTGCCGCGACGGCGCGAGCCGCTCCGGCAACGGATACAGCGGCACATGGCCGAGCTCGCTGCCTGCGCTGCTGAGCACCCCGATCGACCACGTCATGGCGTCGCCGAGCTGGTCCACGACGGGTTCCGTCGTGATCGGCGGCTCGGGAAGCGACCACCGCGGTCTCGTGGTGCAGCTCGAACCCGCAGGCTGA